The segment atatttttaaaaaaatatgttttctaaaaaatcATCTAACTGAATTAGCATGGTGTTTAGGATTTCAGGGAAATatttgaagaaaagaaatattttctttaatttttcttttatagtaTGTAGGAAAATTCTCATATTTATTTACACTTCTCTACCCTTTTAGCCGCGTAAAAAGTTTCCAGCGTGTGGGTCCGGATGCCACGTGTCACATTCCCTCTTTCGCTTCTTCGTCATTGGATAATTTAAGAACAAGGTCAACACAGTGGCATATTCGTAAATCAACagtccctccctccctccctttTCCTCGCCGGCCAAGTCTCCGTCGTCCGTCCCTTTTCACTTCCCTCACCAAATCGAACAATCTCACGGCGAACGATGAAGCACATCTTCAAGAAGCTACACAGAGGCGGCAACCAGGATCAGAATCGGATCAACGATGCATCTCCACCGCCGTCGGATCAGAACCGGACACAAACCGCCGCGAATAATCCTCAACCAGCCTCAACGGAGGCGATTCCGGCGAGCGGAACCGCATCTTCGGCGACCTCTCCCTCTCCAGTCTCCGCCACGAACCGCTCCGATTACATATCGTCAGAGGAGGAGTACCAAGTCCAGCTAGCCCTAGCGATCAGCGCGTCGAACTCTCACTCTCACTCCGGCGAGGATCCGGAGAAGCATCAGATCCGAGCCGCGACGCTTCTGAGCTTAGGGAGCCATCATCGGATGGATCCAAGGAGGGACTCGTCGGAGGTTATCGCGCAGAGGCTATCGAGACAGTACTGGGTGAGTCGTCTTTCTCTAGGGAAACGCTTTGCACTGAGAGTAAcatgtatttaattaaaatgCTTCTTCCTTAGGAATATGGTGTGCTTGACTACGAGGAGAAGATCGTCGATGGTTTCTACGACGTTTACAGTCTCTCCACAGACTCAGGGAAGCAGGGAGATATGCCGTCGTTAGAAGATCTCGAAAGCAATCGAGGGACACGTGGATTCGAAGCTGTGGTTGTGAATCGTCCCGTTGATACTTCTCTGGACGAGTTGCTGCAGATTGCACAATGCATTTCGCAGGATTGTCGTTCTACTAGTGTTAACGTGCTGGTAGAGAGGCTGGCTGAGCTTGTCACAGGGCATATGGGTGGATCTGCGGAGGATTCTAGTATTGTATTGGCGAGGTGGACTGAGAAAAGCAGCGAGTACAAGGCTGCGTTGAACACTTGTGTATTCCCTCTTGGATTTGTGAATATTGGTCTCTCCAGGCATCGTGCTCTGCTTTTCAAGGTTATCTTCCAAACGCCTCTTCCTGgatttagtttgttttgtttttggtcaTAAAGTATGAATAGAAGTTTATATAACACGATTAGATATATAACATCATTACGCTTAGGCCATGCTTAAGCACTCAAGACATATAACacacataaataatttatataagtgTAACTTTTTGAGATGGTTTGTTACATATAGATATACTTTTTTCACAGCAAATAAACTTGTGATGTGAATTGACTATCAGAAGGTTTGTTGTAGATACCCTTTTTATTTCATTGAGTTTCAACCTCTTGCATTGAAATCTGGCCTACCAGTGACTGATAGTATATGTGGTGCGTTAATCTCAGCTTGCTTCTGCTTAGTAAACCTGAGTTTATTGATTTCCTTCTGCCTTGTTTGAATGAGACATGTACAAATTTTTTCTTCGCACCTAAGCAGATGCCGTTGCTGCTTAAGCTCATTTATCTTGCTTGATAGAAATTAATCTGTGGGCAGTTTACTTCTCCCAATGTAGGTTTTGGCAGATAGTGTGCAGTTACCTTGTAGGTTGGTGAAAGGTAGCCATTACACTGGGAACGAGGATGATGCTGTGAACACGATAAGACTTGAAGATAATAGGTTCTTTCTTATTCTTCTCATCCAGTAATATTTTTTGTTGCGAATGTGTAACATATCTTACCTCCTTTCAGAGAGTACTTGGTCGATCTTATGACAGATCCTGGGACGCTTATACCTGCCGATATTTCAATTGAGCCAAATAACTCACATGGAAACAAACTTCCCACTGCTCAGTTGTCAAATGACTTTCGGCACTCAGCGCCAAAGCTTTCAGAAGGTGAAGGCAGTAGTCAGAGTTCTATAGCTGACAATAATTCTTCTTCGGATAGAAAGCCAGAGTCTGGAATCAGGAATACAGATTTGAGAGCTTCACCTTCTAGCGTAACTAGTTCGAGCCAGTTGGAGAATATTTCCTTGAATACAGTTGCAAAGGGAAGTCGAGGAGCCATAAATGATAGTGCAAGAACAAACGTGAATATAGTTCCATACAATCAGAACACTGAGGAAGACCCAAAAAACCTTTTCGCAGACCTTAACCCGTTTCAGAATAAGGGAACCGACAAGCTGTTCATGCCAACTAAATCAGGTTTGAATAATGTTGATGATTTTcatcaaccaaaaaataatcCTCTGGTTGGTAAGTCTCCTGCACCAATGATGTGGAAAAATTACAGTTGCAATGAAGCCCCAAAGCGAAAAGAGAATATTCTACCGAAACTCCACCGTGATCCTCGTTATGGCAACAATAATTCCTCATACGCTACCTCAAGCTCTGGTGTAGCGGTTTCGTCAAATTTGCCTGGCAGAAACAATGCGACTTTTGTGCCACCAGTTGCTGCACCACCACCCTTCACTTCCACTGGAAATCAGCTCACACCAAGTATGGTAGAGGATATGAATAGAAACACCAACAGTGAACTAGATCACCAGCCTAATGCTTTTGTTGGGGTACATGGATACCAAAAGGATGAATCTAACGTTGAAGATCATAGAAAGTACACGAGTGATGACATATCTACTGGGTCTGATCCGAGGCTGAAGGATCATGAAAGTACAAGTTCCTCTCTTGATTCTACATCCTACCGGAATGATCCTCAAGTTCTTGATGATGCTGATGTTGGTGATTGTGAAATCCCTTGGAAGGATCTTGTGATTGGGGAGAGAATAGGATTAGGTAATGAGGCCTtccatttattttcttaaacgTTCAAAATATAGTCTAGCTTTTCGGAATAGCTAGATATTAGTTACTATCTAT is part of the Raphanus sativus cultivar WK10039 chromosome 5, ASM80110v3, whole genome shotgun sequence genome and harbors:
- the LOC108862765 gene encoding serine/threonine-protein kinase EDR1; translated protein: MKHIFKKLHRGGNQDQNRINDASPPPSDQNRTQTAANNPQPASTEAIPASGTASSATSPSPVSATNRSDYISSEEEYQVQLALAISASNSHSHSGEDPEKHQIRAATLLSLGSHHRMDPRRDSSEVIAQRLSRQYWEYGVLDYEEKIVDGFYDVYSLSTDSGKQGDMPSLEDLESNRGTRGFEAVVVNRPVDTSLDELLQIAQCISQDCRSTSVNVLVERLAELVTGHMGGSAEDSSIVLARWTEKSSEYKAALNTCVFPLGFVNIGLSRHRALLFKVLADSVQLPCRLVKGSHYTGNEDDAVNTIRLEDNREYLVDLMTDPGTLIPADISIEPNNSHGNKLPTAQLSNDFRHSAPKLSEGEGSSQSSIADNNSSSDRKPESGIRNTDLRASPSSVTSSSQLENISLNTVAKGSRGAINDSARTNVNIVPYNQNTEEDPKNLFADLNPFQNKGTDKLFMPTKSGLNNVDDFHQPKNNPLVGKSPAPMMWKNYSCNEAPKRKENILPKLHRDPRYGNNNSSYATSSSGVAVSSNLPGRNNATFVPPVAAPPPFTSTGNQLTPSMVEDMNRNTNSELDHQPNAFVGVHGYQKDESNVEDHRKYTSDDISTGSDPRLKDHESTSSSLDSTSYRNDPQVLDDADVGDCEIPWKDLVIGERIGLGSYGEVYNADRNGTEVAVKKFLDQDFSGAALAEFRREVRIMRRLRHPNVVFFLGAVTRPPNLSIVTEFLPRGSLYRILHRPKSQIDERRRIKMALDVAMGMNCLHTSTPTIVHRDLKTPNLLVDNNWNVKVGDFGLSRLKHNTFLSSKSTAGTPEWMAPEVLRNEPSNEKCDVYSFGVILWELATLRLPWRGMNPMQVVGAVGFQNRRLEIPKELDPVVGRIILECWQTDPNLRPSFAQLTEVLKPLNRLVLPSPQ